The Panthera tigris isolate Pti1 chromosome E3, P.tigris_Pti1_mat1.1, whole genome shotgun sequence genome segment CCTGCGacgggccctatgctgacagctcggagcctagagcctgcttcagattgtgtgtctccctctctttctgcccccccactcacatgcatgtgcgcacacacaaacacctctctcaaaaataaacacacaccaaaaaaaatgttaaagagatagaaataaaaatatttatttttattatttcccctaTAGGATACTGGCTATTCAGAATTTCCATGTCTTCCTGCCTCaattttgacagtttttaaaatttctctaggAAATCATTCCTTTCATCTGCAATTTGTACATGGTATTCCCATttgataaaaaatgtttaaattagcatgtattggggcgcctgggtggctcagacggctAAGTGTCTGCctccagttcaggtcacgatctcacggctggtggtttcgagcctggcatcaggttctctgctatcagtgcacagcccacttgggatcctgtctccctccctccctgccccacccccacttgcgtGCTGCCTttcaaaaacatacataaaaacatttaaacatgagCATGTACGGTTGAATGCTACTCCTGGTTTTGGGATGGTGAGAGGAGACTTTACTGGCGGTGAGATGAGACTCCTGGTTTTGGGATGGTGAGATGAGGGCCTGGGTCCATGCTGGCTCAGCAGGCTAGGGCCGCCACACTTGTCCTGACGGAGGCTGCCTACCTCCAGCCCACCTGCGCACGTTATCGTGAGAAATACACTTACATCTTGGTTAAGATCCTGCTCTTTTGGATCTGTTATTTGTAGTTGAACTGAATCCTAACTGATTCACTACCTCCTAAGATTctgaaaggattaaataaataagagaatatatatGTAAGTCCACTTAGCCCAGCACTAACTTTTAACACACAAGAAGTGCTCAGTAAAGAGTGGTTTAGTCCCAGGGAGTTCAGCATCGCCAGGAACCTGTCACCTGGGCATGCCCACAGGAGTGTGGGGTACTTAAGAGGGTGCAGGATTTAGGCCCTCCAggccttttttccattttctccttaagATTTGAGCCAAACTTGTTCTGGTCAGTGGCCTGTGGGGATTGTAGTACTAATCTTCAAGACTAGTCCATAACTTTGTTAgttgagaagagaaaaacaggtgCTCTAGGAGGTGACAGAGGTGCAGGCCACAGAGTGCTGTCTTTACAACCCAGGCAAGGGATCGTGTCTGACCACATGCCACAGGACAGCCCGAGGAGGAAGGGTGGACCATCCTCATAACCTCCTTTCTCCACCCTCTGCCACACGCCAAGGAGAAACTTCAGACCACAGTCCTGGGCACTGTCACCTTCTAGCCTCCCCTCCTGCAGTCATCTCCTACCTTCCCTCCCAAGAGAGGTGTCATTTCAGTCTCTTCCTGGTGGCCGGGCCTTTATTCATTCCGTTTCCTGTGCATGAAGTTCTACCCCCAAATCCTAGTAAAATGGCTTCTTGTCTTTTCCAAGTCTCAGTTTAAAACTTCCCTCCTTGAAGAGGCCCTTTCTGACAATCCGTTCCTAACATTGTTTCACCCGTTCCTTTCTGATATTTGTCACTACTTGAAATTAATGTCTGTGTCACTTATCTGCATGTCGGTCTCCCTCACTAGACCGGAACCCGAGAGGGCAAAGATCTTTTCTGGCCTTTTCACCGCTTATTCCTCAACGTTTAGCAAAGAACGTGGAACACTCGCATTCATTCCGTATCTgcaaaatgaatgagtgaatgcagCAAAGCCCCTATTTAACGTTTCCCCGCCCTTTACCTCCCTCCACACAGCACCCAGagccacccccacacccctcGCACTAGCCACCTCAGTCTCCCCGACTCCCCCCGGAAGAGGCCTGAGCTCTCCTTCCAGGCCGTCCCGCCCCCGCGCCCGGCTCTCCCTGGCAGCACCGTCAGGCCCTGCTCCAAGGCTTGGAAGGTGCTAGAGCGCCGGCCGGCGGGAGGAGCGCAGGCGGCCACCGAGCTCCAGTGCAGGGGTCGTAGGTGCCTGCTGGGTTCGGGGTCCCGGAGTCTCCAGCCAGCAACGAGACGAGAGGACTGAGGGCGCCAAGCCGGAAGTGGCTCTGGCCCAGGCCCTCAGCCCTCTGCCCACGTCCAGTCTAAGACCGCAGGAGGCTTTGCATCTCGGTAAGCCCAAGCCGGCTGTGAAGTCTCGCGGGTTGGCGAAGCCAGTAATCCAGCACCCGGTCGCTGGACCCTTCCGAGCCCGACGCGtggcagagaagaaaagggaaattgtCAAAGCGGAGATTTCCGGCCATTACGGGGCAATCTTGTGGCCCGGGGAGCGGAAGGGTGAGAGAGACGGCCGTGATTGGCCGGGTCCACCGGTGCCCGCCTCTTGCCCCGTCCAGACGTCTGATTGGCTAAGGGCAAGGGTGGGGGCGGGACATTCCGGAACCCATCCTCCTTGCTGTGAGGGCGCCCAGTGAGCTTGTCCCGCTTACGAGACCTTCGCACGCGTCCCGCCTCCCTACCCCGCGGAGTCACCCCAGCAAGGGAAGAAATGACCCCAGACCGAGCTGGGCCCTGAGCCCCTTCGACCGGACTGGGCCTTGCCTTCGGGCCGCACAGGAAGCGGGTGGGGAGCCCACACGGAATATTCCCCGCCTCCGCCCTCGCCCTTCTTTTGACCGCGCAGGCGCAGGTAAACGGTGAGCACCCAGGTGGGGCTCTCCCGAGCCGAACCGAGCAGCTGGGCGGTCAGGTGTGAGCAGAAGCCAGAAGGAAACGGGCCACATCCGAGCGGATACCCAGAGACACGAAGGCCCTTCCCTGGCGTCCCGCCCCCGCCTGGCCagctgcctcccccccaccaaatcaCGAACACCCTTCGGCCTGACATTCTAGGCCCTTCCAAGGTACCTCAGCTACCTCTGCCGTCTTAGTTGCTCTTGTCAAATATCTAAATTGCCAAGTTCCACTCTTAAAATGTTCCCGGCAGCTTTGTCCCAGAATGGTGGGCCTCTGGATGGGTCTCTAGGGAGAAGTGGACTGAGACCCACGGAGCCCTTGGTATCGTGCCCGGGCCTCCGCTAGTCAGCAGCTTTCTGGCATGCCGCTgattacccaccccccaccccacttgccaTCTCCAGCTGGGTTCAGCACCCCTGAAGGTCAAGTTTACAGTCTTGTCTTACTCTTTTTAGACAGCCCTACCTCATAACACGCATTAGACAGTCAGTAGTTGTCAGGGTGCATGGAAAGAGGAGTATTCTTTACACAACAAAATTCCTGGACCTGaaccccagctcccagctcaCTGGTTGTTGGTTAAGTTACTGGatttctctctcagcctcagtttcctcatctacagaacTGGGATGGAATCCACTGCTCAGAGTTATGGAGCATAGAAGCGACATATACACGGCACTTGGTCTCACACCTGGCAGGCAGCCGCTTAACTGGCAGCTATTACTATTCTCAGTCCAGTCTCCTGTCCAAGCTCCCCTAGAGCTTGATCCATGGAAGCAGGTGGAGCCTCGACAGCCTCCCTCAAGCAGATGTCCTCAAGGTCAGTTGATGACAGAAGTGAATGTTATCTTGGGAGCCGAGCTGCAAATCTTGGATAATAAGCGGCTGAGCCCATTCCTccccagagggggaaaaaaaaaataaagaatgggaaATAGAAGCTACAGAGGTCAAAAACCAGAAGGCCAAGAGTAGAAGACCCAGGCAGAGGCAGATAGGGCAAATTATAAAAGACATGTACGAAGAGGCCAAGGAGGTGAAAAGTAGCAGAGGGAGCTGGCGGCAGCCTTTGAAGGCACCAGGAAGGCCAGTGGTCCCTGTTAAGGGAGGAATCCTCACTGGATTGCGGCTGGGCCCCAGTGGAAGCAGATGGAAAATGTTCAGTCACAAAACAGGCTTCCGGTGCCtgagacaggagacagagcacCAGACAAGGAACAGGAGTTTCCATGGTGGCTCAGCCCTGCTCCAGCTCCCAAAGAGAAGAGCCCGGGGAGGGTCCAGGGCTCGGCAGTCGATGTGCCTGGGACAAGAGTGATGGCAGCAGGAGCAGACCGCCCTGGCAGGGGGACCCACGGTCTCAGAAGTGGCTGGTGGGCTTCAGGTTTCTGTGCCCAGAAGCCTTTGCTTGTAGACTTAGGGTCCTGATGCTTTGGAATGGCCCCAAGCCAGGTCAAGGCTGGGGACGGGAGTACCCAAGCCCCACAACCAGGATTTCAGGGACGCCTCAGCCACGTTGGCGCCAACGTGGCTGACCCGGGAGCCCCGGGAGTCGGCGTCACCACCGGGGCCCCCACGAGACAGAGCACAGGCGGTGGCTGGAACTCCAAGGCCTTTAATTTGCAGCTAGCGTGCCTGCGCCTCGCCCCAGCTCCTCCCCACGGTCATGCCCCGCCCCCATGCCagcacctccctctccctgcccacacccccTCTCACGCAGCCCCCGCGTCTCCCCCAcggccaccccccccaccccccgcctcctaAGTGGGAGCCTGCGGGGGTGCCGCCAgggcccccgccgcccccagcaTCAGCACGGCCAGGGCCTTGGGCCCCGCGGTGTGGATCTTCTCGTGCCGGTGCAGGTTGGAGCGGCGGCTGAAGCTCTTGCCACAGAGCGGGCAGGAGTAGGGCCGGACGCCGCGGTGGGTGCGCTGGTGGGCGGTGAGGTGCGAGCTGTGGCTGAAGCTCTTGCCGCAGTCGAGGCAGTGGTagggcttctcgcccgtgtgcgTGCGGTTGTGCGCGATGAGGTTGGAGCGCTGGCTGAAGCACTTGCCGCACTCGGGGCACGGGTAGGGCTTGACGCCGGTGTGCGTGCGCTGGTGGGTGACCAGGGCCGAGCTCTGCGTGAAGCACTTGCCGCAGATGGGGCACTTGTGGGGCTTGGCGCCCGTGTGCGTGCCCTGGTGGGTGACCAGGTCCGAGCGGCGGGTGAAGCGCTTGGCGCAGCGGTCGCACACGTAGGGCTTCTCGCCTGTGTGGATGCGCTGGTGCTGGATGAGCGTCGAGTGGTGGCTGAAGCTCTTCCAGCAGGACGGGCAGGTGTagggcttctcgcccgtgtggaTGATCTGGTGCTGGATGAGGTGCGAGCTGCGGCCGAAGCGCTTGCCGCAGTCCGTGCAGGCGTagggcttctcgcccgtgtgcgTGCGCCGGTGTGTCACCAGGTGCGAGTGCCAGCTGAAGCCCTTGCCGCACTGCTCGCACGTGTACGTCTTCTTGCCCGCGTCCCCGTCGGGGGCCAGGCCCTCCTCGCTGCCCTCGGGGGTGGCCGTCCGCCCCTCTCTGGGTTTCTCTGGGAGGCCGCCCTCCGGGGCTTTCGCCAGGCTGGCATCCGGCGGGGCCGGTTTCGCCGGCCTCTCGTCCGGGGGGCCCGGCTGCGCATCGTCTCTGGCTGCCCCTGAGCTCTGGCCGCTGGCCACCTGCTGCCCGCGCGGCAGGCCGTTCCCCTGCGCTCTCCCCACCCTGCTTCGGAAGGACTTCGCGTCCCGGAGGGCTGCCAGGGATGGGGCCggctcctccttccccacctcaatGGCTCCTGGAGAAAGAGGGTTTCCGGCAAGAGAGAGACTTTGGTGAGGGACCCAGGGAGACTCTGGAGATGGAGGTAAGAGCAGGGATCCTGGAAGTAAAAGCCACCCCCTGGAGAAGACGGGGAGCTGAAGGCCCTCCCCTGGAAGGGCCGTGTGCCTGAACCCCAGGGGAAACGGAGAGTCCAGGctgacgaggggcgcctgggagtgACAGCAGTGACCCCACCGCCCCGCCCACCTGCCACCCCTGCACGCACCTGTCTTCTCCTCATCTCCCATCTGCCGGCAGGAGCCCGAGGCCTCACCCTTGCCCTGTCCTTGGGAGGCCCAGAAAGGTCTGCTGAAGGGAAACCCTGGCCAAAAAGAGACAAGAGATGCTGCGCTCAGTCACCAGGCGGCACAGCAGgggacaccccctccccacccccacctgccaagGACACAGCTCTGCACACGTGGGGTAAAACTAAGCGAGTTCAAACATCACTTGGGGTCAGGTGTCCACGCGTCTCTAGGAAGCAGGTTCTGGGGTAACTGCCAGACACGCTCCTCTCAGGGCTGAGCTGGGCCCCATCTAGTATCCCTGAACGAGCGCCAGGAGTAACGGGAGAGGGGGTGCGTGAGGCCAGCTGCCCATGACCCCCTTATGGCACACAGGCCCCCAGCAGCGGCCCAGCAATGTCTCCCGCTCCTGCACCTTCCCAGACCGTGAGCAGAAAGGGCTcccgggggaggggcggtgggggacAGGAAGCCAAGTGGGAGGGCCTGGGCGAGGAGGCCGGCTGTGGTGACCACCCAGAAGTCAGGGACCAAAGGCGAACTGGCCAAGTCTCCTGGGGCGTGAGCCTGGGGATTCTGGTCAAGTCAGTAAGAGAGCGAAGGAGCCCAGCCTCCACGCCCCGACCCCAGCCCTGCACCGGGGAAGGAATGCGATGGACCAACCAGTGGGTAGGGCATCCGTGAGGCTTGCCATGGGCTGCAAATGGGTGCCGGGTTCCCTGTGATCTCCCAGGACTTGCCTGGACCTGCCGGTCTGTGCCCCGGGCATGGTTAACAGTGGGTGGAGAGCAAGCCTGAGATAATTAaaggactgagctgcccagacccGGAGGCCCACCATCAGAGTCAAGGGGGGATTCCCAAGCCCCCAGCTCCACTGGACCAGCCAGCGTGCAACTGACGTGTaccgacagacagacagactggatgaatgaatgaatgacagtcAATGAACGGGTGCTCTGAGTTTTCCATCCGACCTCGTAGAATTCTGCCAAGAAAACCAGAGTCTGAAAAAAGTGCTGGGACTTTACTTACCGTGAGAAAAATGTCCTCTCCAAGAGGACAGGCCCCTCGGGTGGATGTGAGACAGCaaggggcctgggggcctggagAGAGGAGCTGACCGtggcccgccccaccccccggccGGCAGCTCCCGATGCGGAGCCCAGACACCGGTGTCCGCGCAGACACCTCTCACACGGGGCTCGGAGGGGCAGGAAGCTGGAGCGGAGCGAGCACTTCCGAAGAGCCAGGAGCAGAACCCCCAGGTCAGTCCTGCCCGCCCCCCCGGAGCCGCTAGCCAGATGGGGCTACCTCAATTCAAGTTTGTGCTGATTAaagtgaaattaataaataaatgaaaagtagcTCCAGCCACATTTCTCGTGCTGAGCGGCCACATCTGGCCCGGGGGCTCGTGGCTACCACGTCAGTCAGCACAGCTGGAGCGCATGTCCTTCACCAGGAAGGTGCCGTGGAACGGCGTGGTCCAGAGGAGCGGCGAGAAGGACTTCGCGccctggaaggggaggaggaggtaaGGGTGGGAGGGCCCCACCTCGGGCACGACCCGGCCCTTACCCAAGGACAGCCCGTTCCTCTTCTGCAGGACGTCCCTGTAGAAGTTCTGCTGCGCGTGGTCCAGCCGCCCCCACTCCTCCCGGGAGAGGTACAGGGCCACGTCCTCGAAGGTCACCGGCATCTGCAACAACACAAGACGCCCACTCTCCAGGACACGCCAGGACCCCCCGGAGGGGCACCATGGCTCCAAGAGGAAGGCGACCCGGCTCCCGACCCGCTGCCCCGAGTGAGCCCCGCCCTCGCGTCTGCTGGTGAAGCAGGACGGCCGCCCGAGGGTGGCTTCGCGGGGGCAAGAACGAGGCGGCTGTGTACAACCCGGGAGACAGAAACAAGCGTCCCTTTCGGGCGCCGCAGCCGAAGCTCGGGGTCTCCACGCACGCtcccctgcagcccccaccccccgggctGGCACTCGCATCCAGAGGACGATGTGGTTCCTCCACATCCCTCTGCTGTTCCTCCAGCCCTGGACTTGGACGGGGACACTCACCTGGGACCAGGCGGTGAGGAGCGCCGCAGCCATCTGCCGGTCTCTGGTCCTCCCCTCACGAGAGAGCGCAGGgatctggggggaggggagggctg includes the following:
- the ZNF205 gene encoding zinc finger protein 205 isoform X3, yielding MKEEPSTLLWEVPGHGHPRQGMLSESEETVPLGAAQESPHIKTEPEEPQPEGASQGAGARGEQGWVSLSQGSKDKALFLPGGALPSPQIPALSREGRTRDRQMAAALLTAWSQMPVTFEDVALYLSREEWGRLDHAQQNFYRDVLQKRNGLSLGFPFSRPFWASQGQGKGEASGSCRQMGDEEKTGAIEVGKEEPAPSLAALRDAKSFRSRVGRAQGNGLPRGQQVASGQSSGAARDDAQPGPPDERPAKPAPPDASLAKAPEGGLPEKPREGRTATPEGSEEGLAPDGDAGKKTYTCEQCGKGFSWHSHLVTHRRTHTGEKPYACTDCGKRFGRSSHLIQHQIIHTGEKPYTCPSCWKSFSHHSTLIQHQRIHTGEKPYVCDRCAKRFTRRSDLVTHQGTHTGAKPHKCPICGKCFTQSSALVTHQRTHTGVKPYPCPECGKCFSQRSNLIAHNRTHTGEKPYHCLDCGKSFSHSSHLTAHQRTHRGVRPYSCPLCGKSFSRRSNLHRHEKIHTAGPKALAVLMLGAAGALAAPPQAPT
- the ZNF205 gene encoding zinc finger protein 205 isoform X1; translated protein: MTRDPDAESALAFPNWFALRCRVLASATKGMIQNSILSSEGPNNTRENEAPGQKLEGAWPIRRRNDGAVLSTSEIEMSADGRAAQATQDKERAREVPGHGHPRQGMLSESEETVPLGAAQESPHIKTEPEEPQPEGASQGAGARGEQGWVSLSQGSKDKALFLPGGALPSPQIPALSREGRTRDRQMAAALLTAWSQMPVTFEDVALYLSREEWGRLDHAQQNFYRDVLQKRNGLSLGFPFSRPFWASQGQGKGEASGSCRQMGDEEKTGAIEVGKEEPAPSLAALRDAKSFRSRVGRAQGNGLPRGQQVASGQSSGAARDDAQPGPPDERPAKPAPPDASLAKAPEGGLPEKPREGRTATPEGSEEGLAPDGDAGKKTYTCEQCGKGFSWHSHLVTHRRTHTGEKPYACTDCGKRFGRSSHLIQHQIIHTGEKPYTCPSCWKSFSHHSTLIQHQRIHTGEKPYVCDRCAKRFTRRSDLVTHQGTHTGAKPHKCPICGKCFTQSSALVTHQRTHTGVKPYPCPECGKCFSQRSNLIAHNRTHTGEKPYHCLDCGKSFSHSSHLTAHQRTHRGVRPYSCPLCGKSFSRRSNLHRHEKIHTAGPKALAVLMLGAAGALAAPPQAPT
- the ZNF205 gene encoding zinc finger protein 205 isoform X2 — translated: MSADGRAAQATQDKERAREVPGHGHPRQGMLSESEETVPLGAAQESPHIKTEPEEPQPEGASQGAGARGEQGWVSLSQGSKDKALFLPGGALPSPQIPALSREGRTRDRQMAAALLTAWSQMPVTFEDVALYLSREEWGRLDHAQQNFYRDVLQKRNGLSLGFPFSRPFWASQGQGKGEASGSCRQMGDEEKTGAIEVGKEEPAPSLAALRDAKSFRSRVGRAQGNGLPRGQQVASGQSSGAARDDAQPGPPDERPAKPAPPDASLAKAPEGGLPEKPREGRTATPEGSEEGLAPDGDAGKKTYTCEQCGKGFSWHSHLVTHRRTHTGEKPYACTDCGKRFGRSSHLIQHQIIHTGEKPYTCPSCWKSFSHHSTLIQHQRIHTGEKPYVCDRCAKRFTRRSDLVTHQGTHTGAKPHKCPICGKCFTQSSALVTHQRTHTGVKPYPCPECGKCFSQRSNLIAHNRTHTGEKPYHCLDCGKSFSHSSHLTAHQRTHRGVRPYSCPLCGKSFSRRSNLHRHEKIHTAGPKALAVLMLGAAGALAAPPQAPT
- the ZNF205 gene encoding zinc finger protein 205 isoform X4 yields the protein MLSESEETVPLGAAQESPHIKTEPEEPQPEGASQGAGARGEQGWVSLSQGSKDKALFLPGGALPSPQIPALSREGRTRDRQMAAALLTAWSQMPVTFEDVALYLSREEWGRLDHAQQNFYRDVLQKRNGLSLGFPFSRPFWASQGQGKGEASGSCRQMGDEEKTGAIEVGKEEPAPSLAALRDAKSFRSRVGRAQGNGLPRGQQVASGQSSGAARDDAQPGPPDERPAKPAPPDASLAKAPEGGLPEKPREGRTATPEGSEEGLAPDGDAGKKTYTCEQCGKGFSWHSHLVTHRRTHTGEKPYACTDCGKRFGRSSHLIQHQIIHTGEKPYTCPSCWKSFSHHSTLIQHQRIHTGEKPYVCDRCAKRFTRRSDLVTHQGTHTGAKPHKCPICGKCFTQSSALVTHQRTHTGVKPYPCPECGKCFSQRSNLIAHNRTHTGEKPYHCLDCGKSFSHSSHLTAHQRTHRGVRPYSCPLCGKSFSRRSNLHRHEKIHTAGPKALAVLMLGAAGALAAPPQAPT